From a single Aythya fuligula isolate bAytFul2 unplaced genomic scaffold, bAytFul2.pri scaffold_64_arrow_ctg1, whole genome shotgun sequence genomic region:
- the LOC116501686 gene encoding dynein light chain 1, cytoplasmic-like, with translation MCYRKAGIKNADMSEEEQQDAVDCATQALAKHIEKGIAAHIRKEFDKKYNPTWHCITGGNCGSYVTPESKHFTSF, from the exons atgtGCTATCGAAAG GCAGGCATCAAGAATGCGGACATgtcagaggaggagcagcaagaTGCTGTTGATTGCGCCACTCAGGCCTTGGCGAAGCACATCGAGAAGGGCATTGCTGCGCACATCAGGAAGGAATTTGACAAGAAATACAATCCCACTTGGCACTGCATCACAGGAGGGAACTGCGGCAGCTACGTGACTCCTGAGAGCAAGCACTTCACCTCCTTCTAG
- the LOC116501684 gene encoding dynein light chain 1, cytoplasmic-like produces MSEEEQQDAVDCATQALAKHIEKGIAAHIRKEFDKKYNPTWHCITGGNCGSYVTPESKHFTSF; encoded by the coding sequence ATgtcagaggaggagcagcaagaTGCTGTTGATTGCGCCACTCAGGCCTTGGCGAAGCACATCGAGAAGGGCATTGCTGCGCACATCAGGAAGGAATTTGACAAGAAATACAATCCCACTTGGCACTGCATCACAGGAGGGAACTGCGGCAGCTACGTGACTCCTGAGAGCAAGCACTTCACCTCCTTCTAG